A region from the Aegilops tauschii subsp. strangulata cultivar AL8/78 chromosome 5, Aet v6.0, whole genome shotgun sequence genome encodes:
- the LOC109739242 gene encoding uncharacterized protein: MSGRLVRRVLQEREASPQDPAEDALVVVEEEEEEEEAGSPTRVAARNPFDLLDDDDDDEPEEDKEDEVHTDQTASYTEEKQYVKKKPNGAVPETNKKSKKKKKKGKAEPPASTKLRDEKSLDSILEDLAIEKRPMQKSVHQNDRATGKEIETIEMTAGTSSVLAIDPKHLKAENEMRRIFGSKVVDSLENQRNMPGTSRQVRGVRRVGLNPRRTLLVSPPGFWPAWDKSMSMDLVETKGSLNYFRYVYDPSVSHVQELFEAAKSANDLNAIAAILAKYPYHPDSLLTFADLFKYSGEHQSSADAVEKCLFALECAWHPLFNPLQGNYQLKYSHDLNKPFFTALFSHMKNLDRRGCHRSALEACKFLLSLDSDDPKGALFCIDYFALRSQQYKWLEQFAEEYQCDNSLWLFPNFSFSLAIARFYLERDAEDVSDHADKSTAVDLMKQALMLHPLVLSKIVDKAPLKDSSWTQILKNAFFGSAKPGSPSLEHVINIYVERHYIMWRFPELQNLLKEAALLVIESLKHDSREAQDWACVRKEAFSSEKNEYSHLLVSDFSDTTPSLPPEELRPFMVGPGMAHDMPPVEQEAGPERIHAPLEVAGRNAAMVFLESLLPWVNYGDNRHDGNDQHDDD; this comes from the exons ATGTCCGGCAGGCTGGTCCGGCGGGTCCTCCAGGAGAGGGAGGCCTCCCCGCAGGACCCCGCCGAGGACGCCCTcgtggtggtggaggaggaagaggaggaggaggaggcgggctcCCCTACCCGCGTCGCCGCCAGGAACCCCTTCGACCTcctcgacgacgacgacgacgacgagccAGAAGAGGACAAG GAAGACGAAGTGCATACTGATCAAACTGCGAGTTATACAGAAGAGAAACAATATGTGAAAAAGAAGCCTAACGGTGCTGTTCCTGAAACAAACAAgaaatcaaagaagaagaagaagaagggcaaggcggAACCACCAGCCTCGACGAAGTTGAGGGATGAGAAATCACTGGACTCAATTCTGGAAGATCTAGCTATTGAAAAGAGGCCCATGCAAAAAAGTGTTCATCAAAATGACAGAGCAACTGGGAAGGAGATTGAGACAATTGAAATGACTGCTGGGACATCCTCAGTTCTAGCAATTGATCCCAAACATCTCAAGGCTGAAAATGAGATGAGGCGCATTTTTGGATCAAAGGTAGTTGATTCACTTGAAAACCAGCGGAATATGCCTGGCACTTCAAGGCAAGTGCGTGGTGTTAGGCGTGTTGGCCTTAATCCTAGAAGGACCCTACTTGTATCTCCACCTGGCTTCTGGCCAGCATGGGATAAGTCAATGTCAATGGATCTTGTTGAGACAAAGGGCAGTTTGAATTATTTCAG GTACGTATATGATCCTTCTGTCAGCCATGTGCAGGAATTGTTTGAAGCTGCCAAGTCAGCCAATGACCTCAATGCCATTGCTGCTATATTAGCAAAATACCCCTACCATCCAGACTCATTATTGACATTTGCTGATCTGTTCAAATATTCTGGAGAACATCAATCATCAGCAGACGCTGTTGAGAAGTGTCTATTTGCACTAGAGTGTGCTTGGCATCCACTATTTAATCCACTGCAGGGCAACTACCAGTTGAAATACAGCCATGACTTAAATAAGCCATTTTTTACAGCCCTTTTCAGTCACATGAAAAATCTGGATAGGCGTGGTTGTCACCGTTCAGCTTTAGAGGCCTGCAAGTTTCTTTTGTCATTGGATTCTGATGACCCAAAGGGTGCTCTGTTTTGCATTGATTACTTTGCTCTAAGATCGCAGCAGTACAAATGGTTGGAACAGTTTGCTGAAGAGTACCAGTGTGATAACTCCCTCTGGCTGTTTCCTAATTTCTCCTTTTCTCTAGCCATTGCACGGTTTTATCTTGAACGTGATGCTGAGGATGTTTCTGATCATGCTGACAAGTCAACAGCTGTTGATCTCATGAAGCAAGCATTGATGCTTCATCCTCTGGTGCTTTCTAAGATTGTTGACAAGGCTCCTTTGAAGGACTCCTCATGGACCCAAATACTCAAGAATGCGTTCTTTGGATCAGCAAAGCCAGGAAGCCCTTCACTTGAGCATGTGATTAACATATATGTTGAGCGTCATTATATCATGTGGAGGTTCCCGGAACTTCAGAACTTACTCAAAGAAGCTGCTCTTCTGGTGATTGAATCACTAAAGCACGACAGCAGAGAAGCCCAGGACTGGGCATGTGTTAGGAAAGAGGCATTCTCTTCAGAAAAGAATGA GTACTCTCATCTGCTTGTTTCAGACTTCTCTGACACAACACCATCGCTCCCTCCGGAAGAACTGCGACCATTTATGGTTGGTCCAGGAATGGCGCATGATATGCCGCCTGTTGAACAAGAAGCTGGGCCTGAGAGAATCCATGCCCCTCTTGAAGTTGCTGGGCGCAACGCTGCGATGGTCTTCCTGGAATCACTGCTCCCATGGGTCAACTACGGGGACAACCGTCACGACGGAAATGATCAACACGATGATGATTGA
- the LOC109739240 gene encoding ATPase family AAA domain-containing protein At1g05910 isoform X2: MAGMAGKGDESVAPVRSSDRLRQRPKYYGRGYLYYSPNMRNKMNSNKKRTAASQIAKKLLRKPAAREPPADSIAANLRRSTRKRRMSVTLEDYGTDSSSMEDDDLMRPRYRSSSKSKGDDQVSARPKRKKMSNSNSIPRREGLRPRRSLRGQRHLPYQVSDDDQESSEEEHEQDQRENGNEIEEDGANEEEIDGGDEAEEDGDDEDGEEEQEVRRRYDLRDRAEVRRPSPQKEGKHRPQSPRRVLVQGVGPKNSKYLKKGGSRMHKRPRFSMPDDSDDSLLVDEPDEGPSMPWMRSGRGGMPPWLMGGLDMHNSAAWGLNAGASGWGHQGDTGVSTSSLMPGAQTAGPSSKGGADIQPLQIDESVSFNDIGGLSEYIDALKEMVFFPLLYPDFFANYHITPPRGVLLCGPPGTGKTLIARALACAASKAGQKVSFYMRKGADVLSKWVGEAERQLKLLFEEAQKNQPAIIFFDEIDGLAPVRSSKQEQIHNSIVSTLLALMDGLDSRGQVVLIGATNRIDAIDGALRRPGRFDREFYFPLPGYEARAEILDIHTRKWKEPPPKELKMELAASCVGYCGADLKALCTEAAIRAFREKYPQVYTSDDKFVIDVDSVRVERNHFLEAMSTITPAAHRGSIVHSRPLSPVIAPCLKRHLEKIMERISDIFPYLSALDLSKYSTLSYGSSIPLVYRPRLLMCGVEGVGLDHVGPAVLHELEKFPVHSLGLPSLLSDPSAKTPEEALVHIFGEARRTTPSILYLPQFHLWWDTAHEQLRAVLLTLLNELASNLPVLLLGTSSVAFDELEEECASIFSSRNVYQVDRPSDDDRLRYFSILFESLLSLQMEDSRSKSKEQKSIDLPKAPKKVDGPKVSELKAKAEAEQHAVRRMRMCLRDICNRILYNKRFTAFHFPVSEEEVPDYRTIVHNPMDMAAVLQRVDSGQYFSQAAFLKDINLIVTNAKTYNGDDYNGSRIVSRACELRDVVQGMLSQMDPSLVSFCDKIAAQGGPLQAMDDEDSSILQAPPVVQLVSVTRTSARLRNVQPEVDLSRSYEVLKRHKKSTENEHGTSAKESTARDGMSPGDVDLSKPTSPEEAPKGPHSNGPLKEADKAPAEAPPILPGSPPDPMETDNGEDSAMPTSDDTLEQLEGLKQRFMELTVGYGVPQLERLYSRIMKGAIELTGIRGFTGFPCVHSVVCWSNNPEELSMPPDVVM; encoded by the exons ATGGCGGGAATGGCCGGGAAGGGGGACGAGTCGGTTGCTCCGGTGAGGTCCAGCGACCGGCTGCGGCAGCGGCCCAAGTACTACGGGCGGGGATACCTGTACTACTCGCCCAACATGCGCAACAAGATGAACTCCAACAAGAAGCGGACGGCTGCATCGCAGATCGCCAAGAAGCTGCTTCGCAAGCCAGCCGCACGGGAACCTCCTGCCGAT TCTATTGCAGCAAATTTGCGCCGTTCAACGCGGAAGCGAAGAATGTCTGTAACTCTGGAGGACTATGGCACAGATAGTTCCAGTATGGAAGATGATGACCTTATG AGACCCAGATATCGGTCTTCATCAAAGAGTAAAGGGGATGATCAAGTGTCGGCACGGCCGAAGCGCAAGAAAATGTCTAACTCTAACTCCATTCCCCGACGTGAAGGTTTAAGGCCTAGAAGATCTCTGCGGGGACAAAGGCATCTTCCATACCAAGTTTCTGATGATGATCAGGAAAGTTCTGAAGAAGAACATGAACAAGATCAGAGAGAAAATGGCAATGAAATCGAAGAGGATGGTGCCAATGAAGAGGAGATTGACGGAGGTGATGAAGCTGAAGAAGATGGAGATGATGAAGACGGCGAGGAAGAGCAAGAAGTTAGGAGGAGATATGATCTAAGGGATCGTGCAGAAGTTCGTAGACCCTCCCCACAGAAGGAAGGGAAGCACAGACCACAATCTCCCCGCAGAGTACTTGTACAAGGAGTTGGTCCAAAGAACAGCAAGTATTTAAAAAAAGGTGGTTCACGCATGCATAAGCGCCCTCGTTTTTCAATGCCAGATGATTCAGATGATTCTCTTCTCGTGGATGAGCCGGATGAAGGTCCATCCATGCCATGGATGCGTAGTGGGAGAGGCGGTATGCCACCATGGCTTATGGGTGGATTGGACATGCATAATTCAGCAGCATGGGGTCTCAATGCTGGAGCATCTGGATGGGGTCATCAGGGTGATACTGGAGTCAGTACTTCATCACTTATGCCAGGGGCACAAACTGCTGGCCCAAGTTCCAAGGGAGGAGCTGATATTCAGCCTCTGCAGATTGATGAGAGTGTAAGTTTTAATGATATTGGAGGTTTGTCTGAGTACATTGATGCTTTAAAGGAAATGGTGTTCTTCCCTTTGCTGTATCCAGATTTTTTTGCAAACTATCACATAACTCCTCCTCGGGGAGTTCTTCTCTGTGGACCTCCTGGTACAGGGAAGACATTGATTGCCCGTGCATTAGCTTGTGCTGCCTCTAAAGCTGGCCAGAAGGTCAGCTTCTATATGCGAAAAGGAGCTGATGTTCTTAGTAAATGGGTTGGAGAGGCTGAAAGGCAGCTCAAGTTGCTTTTTGAGGAAGCTCAAAAGAATCAGCCGGCAATCATATTTTTTGATGAAATAGATGGCCTTGCCCCTGTGAGATCTAGCAAGCAAGAGCAGATTCACAATTCAATAGTCTCAACATTGCTTGCTTTGATGGACGGTCTTGATTCACGTGGACAAGTTGTTTTGATTGGAGCAACCAATCGGATTGATGCCATTGATGGGGCATTGCGTAGACCTGGCCGTTTTGATCGCGAGTTCTATTTTCCTTTACCTGGCTATGAGGCACGAGCTGAAATACTGGATATTCATACACGGAAATGGAAGGAACCCCCGCCAAAGGAGCTAAAGATGGAGCTTGCTGCGAGCTGTGTTGGGTATTGTGGTGCTGATTTGAAAGCATTATGTACTGAAGCTGCTATTCGAGCATTTAGGGAGAAATATCCTCAGGTTTACACAAGTGATGACAAGTTTGTCATTGATGTAGACTCGGTCAGGGTTGAGAGGAACCACTTCTTGGAAGCTATGTCTACAATAACTCCAGCTGCACATAGGGGATCAATTGTGCATTCAAGACCACTGTCACCGGTTATTGCTCCATGTTTGAAGAGACATCTTGAGAAGATAATGGAAAGGATTTCTGATATTTTTCCTTACCTTTCAGCATTGGATCTTAGCAAATACTCTACCCTTTCATATGGATCTTCAATCCCTCTTGTTTATAGGCCTCGCCTTTTGATGTGTGGCGTTGAGGGTGTTGGACTG GATCATGTTGGGCCAGCTGTTTTGCATGAGCTTGAGAAATTTCCTGTGCACTCCTTGGGGCTGCCATCTCTTCTCTCTGATCCAAGTGCAAAGACACCTGAAGAAGCTCTCGTGCATATTTTTGGGGAAGCAAGGAGAACAACACCGTCCATACTCTACTTGCCACAGTTCCATCTTTGGTGGGATACG GCACATGAACAGCTTAGGGCAGTGTTATTGACTCTTCTGAATGAATTGGCATCCAACCTTCCAGTATTGTTGCTAGGAACATCATCAGTGGCCTTTGATGAACTTGAAGAAGAGTGTGCTTCCATATTTTCTTCTCGTAACGT ATATCAAGTGGATCGACCGAGTGATGATGATAGATTAAGATACTTCAGTATACTGTTTGAGTCACTGCTCTCACTTCAAATGGAAGATTCAAGAAGCAAGTCGAAAGAGCAAAAGTCTATTGATCTTCCAAAAGCACCAAAGAAAGTAGATGGGCCTAAGGTTTCTGAGCTGAAAGCTAAGGCAGAAGCTGAGCAACACGCTGTTCGTCGGATGAGAATGTGTCTACGAGATATTTGTAACCG CATTCTATACAACAAAAGGTTCACTGCATTTCACTTCCCAGTATCAGAAGAGGAAGTACCTGACTATCGAACAATAGTTCACAACCCCATGGATATGGCTGCTGTCTTGCAGCGGGTGGACTCTGGACAGTACTTCTCTCAGGCAGCGTTTTTGAAGGATATTAATCTTATAGTCACTAATGCAAAG ACTTATAATGGCGACGATTACAATGGATCTAGGATCGTGAGCAGAGCATGTGAACTTCGAGATGTG GTGCAAGGGATGTTGTCACAGATGGACCCATCATTGGTATCCTTTTGTGATAAAATTGCTGCACAAGGGGGACCACTGCAGGCTATGGATGATGAGGATAGCTCCATTCTCCAAGCGCCGCCTGTTGTTCAGTTAGTTTCTGTTACTAGAACAAGTGCGAGGCTTCGTAATGTACAACCAGAAGTTGATCTGTCACGAAGTTATGAGGTGCTAAAGCGGCACAAGAAAAGCACCGAAAACGAACATG GCACCTCTGCCAAAGAATCGACAGCAAGAGACGGAATGTCTCCTGGTGATGTAGATCTGTCAAAGCCAACTTCCCCAGAGGAAGCTCCAAAAGGACCACATTCAAATGGCCCTTTGAAAGAAGCTGACAAAGCACCAGCTGAAGCACCTCCAATTCTACCTGGTTCTCCTCCCGACCCAATGGAGACTGACAATGGCGAAGATTCTGCCATGCCTACTAGCGATGACACGCTTGAACAGCTGGAAGGCTTGAAACAGCGCTTCATGGAGCTCACCGTGGGCTACGGGGTGCCGCAGCTCGAGAGGCTCTACTCGCGGATAATGAAAGGCGCGATAGAGTTGACAG GAATAAGAGGTTTTACTGGTTTTCCCTGTGTACATTCTGTTGTCTGTTGGAGCAACAACCCTGAGGAGCTGTCCATGCCTCCTGATGTAGTGATGTAA
- the LOC109739240 gene encoding ATPase family AAA domain-containing protein At1g05910 isoform X1, whose product MAGMAGKGDESVAPVRSSDRLRQRPKYYGRGYLYYSPNMRNKMNSNKKRTAASQIAKKLLRKPAAREPPADSIAANLRRSTRKRRMSVTLEDYGTDSSSMEDDDLMRPRYRSSSKSKGDDQVSARPKRKKMSNSNSIPRREGLRPRRSLRGQRHLPYQVSDDDQESSEEEHEQDQRENGNEIEEDGANEEEIDGGDEAEEDGDDEDGEEEQEVRRRYDLRDRAEVRRPSPQKEGKHRPQSPRRVLVQGVGPKNSKYLKKGGSRMHKRPRFSMPDDSDDSLLVDEPDEGPSMPWMRSGRGGMPPWLMGGLDMHNSAAWGLNAGASGWGHQGDTGVSTSSLMPGAQTAGPSSKGGADIQPLQIDESVSFNDIGGLSEYIDALKEMVFFPLLYPDFFANYHITPPRGVLLCGPPGTGKTLIARALACAASKAGQKVSFYMRKGADVLSKWVGEAERQLKLLFEEAQKNQPAIIFFDEIDGLAPVRSSKQEQIHNSIVSTLLALMDGLDSRGQVVLIGATNRIDAIDGALRRPGRFDREFYFPLPGYEARAEILDIHTRKWKEPPPKELKMELAASCVGYCGADLKALCTEAAIRAFREKYPQVYTSDDKFVIDVDSVRVERNHFLEAMSTITPAAHRGSIVHSRPLSPVIAPCLKRHLEKIMERISDIFPYLSALDLSKYSTLSYGSSIPLVYRPRLLMCGVEGVGLDHVGPAVLHELEKFPVHSLGLPSLLSDPSAKTPEEALVHIFGEARRTTPSILYLPQFHLWWDTAHEQLRAVLLTLLNELASNLPVLLLGTSSVAFDELEEECASIFSSRNVYQVDRPSDDDRLRYFSILFESLLSLQMEDSRSKSKEQKSIDLPKAPKKVDGPKVSELKAKAEAEQHAVRRMRMCLRDICNRILYNKRFTAFHFPVSEEEVPDYRTIVHNPMDMAAVLQRVDSGQYFSQAAFLKDINLIVTNAKTYNGDDYNGSRIVSRACELRDVVQGMLSQMDPSLVSFCDKIAAQGGPLQAMDDEDSSILQAPPVVQLVSVTRTSARLRNVQPEVDLSRSYEVLKRHKKSTENEHGTSAKESTARDGMSPGDVDLSKPTSPEEAPKGPHSNGPLKEADKAPAEAPPILPGSPPDPMETDNGEDSAMPTSDDTLEQLEGLKQRFMELTVGYGVPQLERLYSRIMKGAIELTGKETNKDHRRLVVRHLLAFVENSDNF is encoded by the exons ATGGCGGGAATGGCCGGGAAGGGGGACGAGTCGGTTGCTCCGGTGAGGTCCAGCGACCGGCTGCGGCAGCGGCCCAAGTACTACGGGCGGGGATACCTGTACTACTCGCCCAACATGCGCAACAAGATGAACTCCAACAAGAAGCGGACGGCTGCATCGCAGATCGCCAAGAAGCTGCTTCGCAAGCCAGCCGCACGGGAACCTCCTGCCGAT TCTATTGCAGCAAATTTGCGCCGTTCAACGCGGAAGCGAAGAATGTCTGTAACTCTGGAGGACTATGGCACAGATAGTTCCAGTATGGAAGATGATGACCTTATG AGACCCAGATATCGGTCTTCATCAAAGAGTAAAGGGGATGATCAAGTGTCGGCACGGCCGAAGCGCAAGAAAATGTCTAACTCTAACTCCATTCCCCGACGTGAAGGTTTAAGGCCTAGAAGATCTCTGCGGGGACAAAGGCATCTTCCATACCAAGTTTCTGATGATGATCAGGAAAGTTCTGAAGAAGAACATGAACAAGATCAGAGAGAAAATGGCAATGAAATCGAAGAGGATGGTGCCAATGAAGAGGAGATTGACGGAGGTGATGAAGCTGAAGAAGATGGAGATGATGAAGACGGCGAGGAAGAGCAAGAAGTTAGGAGGAGATATGATCTAAGGGATCGTGCAGAAGTTCGTAGACCCTCCCCACAGAAGGAAGGGAAGCACAGACCACAATCTCCCCGCAGAGTACTTGTACAAGGAGTTGGTCCAAAGAACAGCAAGTATTTAAAAAAAGGTGGTTCACGCATGCATAAGCGCCCTCGTTTTTCAATGCCAGATGATTCAGATGATTCTCTTCTCGTGGATGAGCCGGATGAAGGTCCATCCATGCCATGGATGCGTAGTGGGAGAGGCGGTATGCCACCATGGCTTATGGGTGGATTGGACATGCATAATTCAGCAGCATGGGGTCTCAATGCTGGAGCATCTGGATGGGGTCATCAGGGTGATACTGGAGTCAGTACTTCATCACTTATGCCAGGGGCACAAACTGCTGGCCCAAGTTCCAAGGGAGGAGCTGATATTCAGCCTCTGCAGATTGATGAGAGTGTAAGTTTTAATGATATTGGAGGTTTGTCTGAGTACATTGATGCTTTAAAGGAAATGGTGTTCTTCCCTTTGCTGTATCCAGATTTTTTTGCAAACTATCACATAACTCCTCCTCGGGGAGTTCTTCTCTGTGGACCTCCTGGTACAGGGAAGACATTGATTGCCCGTGCATTAGCTTGTGCTGCCTCTAAAGCTGGCCAGAAGGTCAGCTTCTATATGCGAAAAGGAGCTGATGTTCTTAGTAAATGGGTTGGAGAGGCTGAAAGGCAGCTCAAGTTGCTTTTTGAGGAAGCTCAAAAGAATCAGCCGGCAATCATATTTTTTGATGAAATAGATGGCCTTGCCCCTGTGAGATCTAGCAAGCAAGAGCAGATTCACAATTCAATAGTCTCAACATTGCTTGCTTTGATGGACGGTCTTGATTCACGTGGACAAGTTGTTTTGATTGGAGCAACCAATCGGATTGATGCCATTGATGGGGCATTGCGTAGACCTGGCCGTTTTGATCGCGAGTTCTATTTTCCTTTACCTGGCTATGAGGCACGAGCTGAAATACTGGATATTCATACACGGAAATGGAAGGAACCCCCGCCAAAGGAGCTAAAGATGGAGCTTGCTGCGAGCTGTGTTGGGTATTGTGGTGCTGATTTGAAAGCATTATGTACTGAAGCTGCTATTCGAGCATTTAGGGAGAAATATCCTCAGGTTTACACAAGTGATGACAAGTTTGTCATTGATGTAGACTCGGTCAGGGTTGAGAGGAACCACTTCTTGGAAGCTATGTCTACAATAACTCCAGCTGCACATAGGGGATCAATTGTGCATTCAAGACCACTGTCACCGGTTATTGCTCCATGTTTGAAGAGACATCTTGAGAAGATAATGGAAAGGATTTCTGATATTTTTCCTTACCTTTCAGCATTGGATCTTAGCAAATACTCTACCCTTTCATATGGATCTTCAATCCCTCTTGTTTATAGGCCTCGCCTTTTGATGTGTGGCGTTGAGGGTGTTGGACTG GATCATGTTGGGCCAGCTGTTTTGCATGAGCTTGAGAAATTTCCTGTGCACTCCTTGGGGCTGCCATCTCTTCTCTCTGATCCAAGTGCAAAGACACCTGAAGAAGCTCTCGTGCATATTTTTGGGGAAGCAAGGAGAACAACACCGTCCATACTCTACTTGCCACAGTTCCATCTTTGGTGGGATACG GCACATGAACAGCTTAGGGCAGTGTTATTGACTCTTCTGAATGAATTGGCATCCAACCTTCCAGTATTGTTGCTAGGAACATCATCAGTGGCCTTTGATGAACTTGAAGAAGAGTGTGCTTCCATATTTTCTTCTCGTAACGT ATATCAAGTGGATCGACCGAGTGATGATGATAGATTAAGATACTTCAGTATACTGTTTGAGTCACTGCTCTCACTTCAAATGGAAGATTCAAGAAGCAAGTCGAAAGAGCAAAAGTCTATTGATCTTCCAAAAGCACCAAAGAAAGTAGATGGGCCTAAGGTTTCTGAGCTGAAAGCTAAGGCAGAAGCTGAGCAACACGCTGTTCGTCGGATGAGAATGTGTCTACGAGATATTTGTAACCG CATTCTATACAACAAAAGGTTCACTGCATTTCACTTCCCAGTATCAGAAGAGGAAGTACCTGACTATCGAACAATAGTTCACAACCCCATGGATATGGCTGCTGTCTTGCAGCGGGTGGACTCTGGACAGTACTTCTCTCAGGCAGCGTTTTTGAAGGATATTAATCTTATAGTCACTAATGCAAAG ACTTATAATGGCGACGATTACAATGGATCTAGGATCGTGAGCAGAGCATGTGAACTTCGAGATGTG GTGCAAGGGATGTTGTCACAGATGGACCCATCATTGGTATCCTTTTGTGATAAAATTGCTGCACAAGGGGGACCACTGCAGGCTATGGATGATGAGGATAGCTCCATTCTCCAAGCGCCGCCTGTTGTTCAGTTAGTTTCTGTTACTAGAACAAGTGCGAGGCTTCGTAATGTACAACCAGAAGTTGATCTGTCACGAAGTTATGAGGTGCTAAAGCGGCACAAGAAAAGCACCGAAAACGAACATG GCACCTCTGCCAAAGAATCGACAGCAAGAGACGGAATGTCTCCTGGTGATGTAGATCTGTCAAAGCCAACTTCCCCAGAGGAAGCTCCAAAAGGACCACATTCAAATGGCCCTTTGAAAGAAGCTGACAAAGCACCAGCTGAAGCACCTCCAATTCTACCTGGTTCTCCTCCCGACCCAATGGAGACTGACAATGGCGAAGATTCTGCCATGCCTACTAGCGATGACACGCTTGAACAGCTGGAAGGCTTGAAACAGCGCTTCATGGAGCTCACCGTGGGCTACGGGGTGCCGCAGCTCGAGAGGCTCTACTCGCGGATAATGAAAGGCGCGATAGAGTTGACAGGTAAAGAAACCAACAAGGATCATAGACGGTTAGTTGTTAGGCATTTGTTGGCATTTGTTGAGAACAGCGACAATTTTTAA